In Akkermansia muciniphila ATCC BAA-835, the genomic stretch ACGCTTGCCCTTATCCAGATTGGCGGATTCGGCATCATGACGTTCGCCTACTTCGTAGCCATGATGGCAGGCCAGGGTTTTTCCCTGAGGGACCGCGTGCTGCTGACGGATCTGCTTGATGAAGACAACCTGGGGGCCGTCGTCTCCTTTATTACCACTATTGTGGTCAGTACGCTGTTCATCGAACTGTGCGGCGCCGTCCTTCTTTATTTCTCCTGGGAAGGGAAGGACATCAACCTGATGGGGGAGCCTTTGTGGTGGCATTCCCTGTTCCACTCCGTTTCCGCCTTTTGCAATGCTGGTTTTTCAACTTTCCCGATGAATTTGATGGAGCCGGGCATCCGCCTGTGCTACAGCGGGCAGGCGGTCATCATGGCGCTGATCGTATGCGGCGGCCTGGGATTCGGCATTTACAAGGAAATCAATTCACGCCTGGCAAACCGCTTTTTTTCCAAACACCGCCGCCTGCACATGCAGTGGACCCCTTATTTCAAACTGGTGATGATCTCCACGGGGATTTTGCTGGCGGGAGGCGCCCTGGCCATCTTTGCCGTTTCCTCTCCCCATGCCGCGGAACCGTTGGGGGAACACCTCTGGATTTGCCTTTTCGACAGCGTCACGGCACGCACGGCGGGATTCAATATCAGCGACTACGGCCGCTATCTGCCCGCAGCCAGCCTCATTATGTGCGGTCTGATGATGGTGGGAGGCAGCCCCGGCGGCACGGCAGGCGGCATGAGAACCACTACCTGCGCCATTGCAGGTGCGGAAATCCTGCGCATCCTACGCGGCAGGGATCATGTGGAATTCTTCCGCCGCCGCATCGACCAGCGCACCGTGGCGCGCTGCGTAATTACCGTGGTGGTCTCCTGCGCCTGGATCGGCTGCTTTACCGTCCTGATTTGCGCCTTGGAGCCCTCCATGAGCTCTCTGGATATCTTCTTTGAAAACTGCAGCGCTTTTGCTACGGTAGGCGTGTCGCGGGGCATTACTCCAGATTTAAGCGGCCCTTCCAAATACCTTCTTATCGTCAACATGCTCGCCGGCCGCGTGGGGCTCTTCGCTTTTCTCATTGCGCTGGCCGGCACCCCTACTCCGAGGCATTACCGCTATCCATCCGTCAAAATCCCGTTAACCTGAATATACCATTATGAGATACACCGTTATCGGCCTGGGCCAGTTTGGGCAGGAACTCTGCACAGAACTTTCCGCCCGTAATATTGAAGTAGTAGCCGTTGCCTCCACGGATGAAGAATTGGAGCAAATCAAGGATCTGGTGACTTATGCCGTGGTGACGGATTACACTAATCCGGCCGCTTTGCGTGAGTTGGAACTGGACGACCAGTCCGCCGTCATTGTCGCCATCGGAGACAGTTTTGAAGAAAACCTTCTCGTCGTCACGCACCTTCAGAAAATGGGCGTCCGCTACATCTACGCCCGCGTCATGAGTCCGGTGCACGAACACATTTTAAGCCAGATGAACGTGTATGCGCTCATCAACTTGTCCCGCGTGGCTTCCAAGCAACTCGCCAGCCAGTTGGAATCCCCGGAATTCCTGCGCGTCTCCCCCATGGACGAAAACCACAGCATCGTGGAAATAGCCGTGCCGCGCATCTGGGTGGGCAAGCGCCTGCGGGATGTAGGCCTGCGCACGGAACACCACCTTAACCTGCTCACCATCCGCCGCGGGGAGGCCCAGACTCCGCAGGGGCGCCGGGAAATCCTGTCCATACCGCGCATTCCCGTCATTGGCACCCCTTCCCCGGATCTCGTTTTTGAAGACCACGACATTCTGGTCCTGTTCGGCAAAGAAACCAATTTGATTGAATTCGCCCAATTATCCAAAGGATTGTAAACCATCCTCCGCGAGCAGGCTGAGGGTATCCCTCTCCATTTCAGAAAAAGGCGCCGGATAAGCCGCCTGTGCAAACAGCCTCCGTCCTGGTTTTACTGGCTTGACAATGCCTCAAAAGAAGCCACCAGACGTTTTTCGGAGACGCGGCCCTTGACGGAGATGGCGGGAGCGAAAACGGCCAGGCGGTATTCTTCCAGCAAATAACCGTATTGCATCCAGCGCAGGTCTCCGGCATGTTCCTTCAAAACCTGATGCCAGGGAAAATACACGCGTTCGAAGAGGTCCAGGCGTTCCAATTCCCTGGCAAGGGGTTGCTGGCCGATGCGTCTGATACGCTCCGCAATTCCCTGCATGTACCGTTTCAGGTCCGGCAAGCGTTCCGCTCCATGCGCCCACAGGAAACGGGGGCGTAACAACCAGTCAAGCTGGCGCTGAAGGTCAGCCGTAATGCGCTCCGTATGGCGCACACCCTTTTGCAGCGCCGTAAAGTCCCTGACGGCATGTTCCGTACCCGCCACCAGTTCCCATATATCCGCCACGTTATGCGCCGCGTCAAAAAGGTTTTGGCGCAGATTCATTTCCGCAGCAGCGAATTGCTCCGCCGTGCGCGGCAAAGGACGGCCCATGGCTATCTCCGCGGCAACGTCCACCAGGTCTTCCGCATTGGTAGACGGCTCCCGTCCGAGCATATGAAGAGAGAGCTTTCCTTCCAGCTTCAACGGAAATTTTCTGCGGAGATGGTTAAGCTGATCCGTCTGGCGCAGGCGCATGAAACGCAGGCACCCCTCCCGGTGGGATTCCGCAGCATCCAGTTCATCCTCAAAGACACGGACGCCCACGGATGCTCCTTCATCCACCAGAGCCACATAACCCGGCCTTCCCGCCACATCCACCGTGTATTCCAAATCTCCGCAGCTCCATTCCTTCATGCCGGTTACGGACACGATATCCTCCGCTGTTTCCTGGAACCGACGGGAAAGTTTTTTACCCAAGCGGTTATTCAGTTCCGCAACATCCGTGCCCATGGCAAGCTCTTCCCCTTCATCATCGCACACCCATATTTTCGTAACCAGCTCCGCAGGAAGACGGTTCATGTCAAAAAAGGAGGGCGCGCAAAATTTTCCCGTTTCCACTTCCACAAATTCCGCCAGTTTCCCCGCCAGCGGCCCGTCCGGTTCCAGGCCATGCCTCAGTTCCGCAAAGTAAGCGGCCTTTTGGCTGATAGGCTGGAGAAAGACGCGCAAATCCTTGGGAAGGGAACGCAGCAGGCATTCCGCCCGCTGGGCCAGATGACCGGGAACCCCCCACTCCGGCAACCATTCGGGAATATCCGGCAACTGGTCGATGTGGACGCCCAGGGTCACGCCGTCATCCTCCGCGCCGGGATCATTCTGGTAATACACGGCATATTCCGCTCCTTTACAGGTGATTTCATCCGGAAAACCATCCAGCAGGTCTTTCCCCCAGAATTCGTACATGGCTTCCTGTGGCGGAACATGCAGAGCTTCCGGGTTTTTCTTCTCCATACCGGCGGCCCACCGCAAAAAAGCCCTGGCCGTACAGCAGTCCGGGGGAACAAGCCTGTTAAAGAATTCAAAAACTCCTTCCTCACACCAGACCTGGTCCGGACGGCGCAACTTCAGCTCTATCTGCCGAACCTCTTCCCGGAGTGTTTCCAGATGCCTGATACAGGCGGGTTTCGTGCGGAAACCACCGCCCAACAGGCCTTCGCGTATCATTATTTCCCGCGCATGGGCGGGATTGATACGGCCATAGTGCACACGCCTGTTATCAATAATGCGCAAGCCGCCGCACACGACGCGTTCCACTGCGTAAACAGCCCCCTGCTCCCTGTCCCACCGCGCTCCGGAATAGTGTGATTCGCACAGATGGGGCGCTACCAGCTCCACCCATCCCGGTTCCAAAATGGAGGCGCGGCGCATCCACAGGCGCGTGGTGTCCACCAACTCCACGCCCATTACCCATTCACTCCTTTTTTTACGGCGGAACAGGCCGGAACCGGGAAAAATGCCGAAGGAACGTCCTCCGGCGCCGCGATATTCCCGGTTGTCTGCATCCCAGAGGCCGAACTGGCGCGGAACGCCCGCCAGGATGCTCCGGTGAATCATGGCAAAGGAAGCCTGCCGCTCCGTTTCTTCTTCCAAAGGGGAAATTCTGCATTTCAGTGTTTCCCTGACCAGCCGGGAAAGGTCCTCCCATAAATTGAACCATTCCATCATGCGGTTGAAATTGAGGAAATTTTTCCCGCACCATTTCCGAAGCTGGTTTTTACGCCAGCGCCTTCCCTCCCGGAATTGCCATGCAGCCTTCCATAATTTGAGCAGAGACAGGAAGTCACTATCTTCTTCCTTCCACTGCGCGTGGGCCTGGTCCGCTTTCTGAGCGGCATCCGCAGGGCGTTCACGGGGATCCATGATGCCCAGGCCGGCTACAATCACCAGCATTTCCGGCAGGGCCTGTTCATGTTGTGCCTCCAGCAGCATGCGGGCCAGCCGCGGGTCAATGGGCAACCGCGCCAGCTTTCTGCCTACGGGCGTGAGCTGCCGGGCTTTGTCCAGAGCGCCGATCTCCCGTAAGGTGCGGTAACCTTCCGTCACCAGTTTGGATGAAGGAGGATCCGGAAGCGGGAACTCCGGCATTTCCGGCAATCCCAGGTCTTTCATCCGGAGCAGCGCCCCGGCCAGTGCGCTGCGCCTGATTTCCGGGTCCGTAAAGTCCGGCCTGTCCTCCCAGTCCTTCTCACTGTACAGGCGGATGCACACACCTTCGCACACACGGCCGCAACGGCCGGCGCGCTGGCGGGCGCTGGCCTTGGAGACGGGTTCTATCTGAAGCCGCTGCACTTGGCGTGCCGGGCTATAGCGGCTGACGCGCGCCAGGCCGGAGTCAATAACATAAATGATGCCGGGGATTGTCAGGGACGTTTCCGCCACATTTGTAGCCAGCACGATGCGGCGGTATCCCTGCTCCGGATGAAAAATCCTTTGCTGGTTCGCCAGGCCCAGCCTGGCGAACAAAGGCAGAATGCGCGTGTTTCTCAGATTCCGGCCTTCCAGTTTTTCCGCCACCTCACGTATTTCGCGTTCTCCGGGAAGGAAGACAAGCACATCCCCGCGGTCGTCCAGAGTATCCAGCCAATCCACGGCACGCGCCACATGAGCCGGAAGTTCCTCATCGTCATGCAGCGGCGGCAGATAGTGGAAGTCCACCGGATAAGTGCGGCCTTCTACTTGAATAATAGGCGCGCCTCCAAAGAATTCGGAAAACCCGCCGGCATCCAGCGTCGCGGAACTGATGACCAGCCGCAAGTCTCTCCGCCTGCCCAGCAAAAGCCGCAGATAGCCGAGCAAAAAGTCAATGTTGAGGCTGCGTTCATGCGCCTCATCCAAAATCAGGGTATGATATTGGCGCAGATCCGGATCATGCTGCGTTTCCGCCAGAAGAATCCCATCCGTCATGAACTTCAGGCGCGTATCCAGCCCGGCTTTTTCCTCAAAGCGCACCTGGTAACCCACCAAACCTCCCAGGTCGCAGTTCAATTCCTCCGCCACTCGGCGGGAAACGGAAGCAGCAGCCAGCCTTCTGGGCTGGGTGCATCCTACTCTGCCCCGCGCCTCCCCGGCAAGCTCCATGGCCATTTTAGGGAGCTGGGTAGTCTTACCGGATCCCGTCTCCCCCACTACGACAATGACCTGGTGCTCCCGCATTGCCGCCAGAATGTCATTCCGGCGGCGGGAAATGGGTAGATCCGGATAAGTAATGTTCATGGTGAAGATGAGAAAAAAACCCTGCAAGAACGTCCTGCAGGGTTGAAGAAGAAAACCGGGAGGTTCTTTTACTGACAGGGTTTGGGAAGGGCGATACGGCCGCTCCGGGTCAGCATCTGCACATCATAATCCTCAATGAGGGACAGGAAACGGTCTATCTTGTACTCGCCTCCCGTCACTTCAATGGTCAGGGCGTCCCGCGTGACATCCACAATGTGGGCGCCCAGTATCTGGCAGAACTCAATGACTTCATGCCGCGTGGCGGAATCTACGCCAATGCGGGTCAATACCGTTTCCCGGTACACAT encodes the following:
- the hrpA gene encoding ATP-dependent RNA helicase HrpA, with amino-acid sequence MNITYPDLPISRRRNDILAAMREHQVIVVVGETGSGKTTQLPKMAMELAGEARGRVGCTQPRRLAAASVSRRVAEELNCDLGGLVGYQVRFEEKAGLDTRLKFMTDGILLAETQHDPDLRQYHTLILDEAHERSLNIDFLLGYLRLLLGRRRDLRLVISSATLDAGGFSEFFGGAPIIQVEGRTYPVDFHYLPPLHDDEELPAHVARAVDWLDTLDDRGDVLVFLPGEREIREVAEKLEGRNLRNTRILPLFARLGLANQQRIFHPEQGYRRIVLATNVAETSLTIPGIIYVIDSGLARVSRYSPARQVQRLQIEPVSKASARQRAGRCGRVCEGVCIRLYSEKDWEDRPDFTDPEIRRSALAGALLRMKDLGLPEMPEFPLPDPPSSKLVTEGYRTLREIGALDKARQLTPVGRKLARLPIDPRLARMLLEAQHEQALPEMLVIVAGLGIMDPRERPADAAQKADQAHAQWKEEDSDFLSLLKLWKAAWQFREGRRWRKNQLRKWCGKNFLNFNRMMEWFNLWEDLSRLVRETLKCRISPLEEETERQASFAMIHRSILAGVPRQFGLWDADNREYRGAGGRSFGIFPGSGLFRRKKRSEWVMGVELVDTTRLWMRRASILEPGWVELVAPHLCESHYSGARWDREQGAVYAVERVVCGGLRIIDNRRVHYGRINPAHAREIMIREGLLGGGFRTKPACIRHLETLREEVRQIELKLRRPDQVWCEEGVFEFFNRLVPPDCCTARAFLRWAAGMEKKNPEALHVPPQEAMYEFWGKDLLDGFPDEITCKGAEYAVYYQNDPGAEDDGVTLGVHIDQLPDIPEWLPEWGVPGHLAQRAECLLRSLPKDLRVFLQPISQKAAYFAELRHGLEPDGPLAGKLAEFVEVETGKFCAPSFFDMNRLPAELVTKIWVCDDEGEELAMGTDVAELNNRLGKKLSRRFQETAEDIVSVTGMKEWSCGDLEYTVDVAGRPGYVALVDEGASVGVRVFEDELDAAESHREGCLRFMRLRQTDQLNHLRRKFPLKLEGKLSLHMLGREPSTNAEDLVDVAAEIAMGRPLPRTAEQFAAAEMNLRQNLFDAAHNVADIWELVAGTEHAVRDFTALQKGVRHTERITADLQRQLDWLLRPRFLWAHGAERLPDLKRYMQGIAERIRRIGQQPLARELERLDLFERVYFPWHQVLKEHAGDLRWMQYGYLLEEYRLAVFAPAISVKGRVSEKRLVASFEALSSQ
- a CDS encoding potassium channel family protein, which produces MRYTVIGLGQFGQELCTELSARNIEVVAVASTDEELEQIKDLVTYAVVTDYTNPAALRELELDDQSAVIVAIGDSFEENLLVVTHLQKMGVRYIYARVMSPVHEHILSQMNVYALINLSRVASKQLASQLESPEFLRVSPMDENHSIVEIAVPRIWVGKRLRDVGLRTEHHLNLLTIRRGEAQTPQGRREILSIPRIPVIGTPSPDLVFEDHDILVLFGKETNLIEFAQLSKGL
- a CDS encoding TrkH family potassium uptake protein — its product is MTTTRSGFTKLAAVCIAILLGAVVWELGWPLTRAEHEWSRLIAAVATLGHLTGILGSYFRKEINRPSLRLLIFQIISCLMIFLLIAREQQEAGYMRFTELSRLVITAGLIAIPTLMSLTRIFEWLVGKQKKGRPLMAPAMQFVASLGVVILAGTGLLLLPNSTYPGITLSFTDALFTSTSAVCVTGLNAVDFAHTFTPLGEMFTLALIQIGGFGIMTFAYFVAMMAGQGFSLRDRVLLTDLLDEDNLGAVVSFITTIVVSTLFIELCGAVLLYFSWEGKDINLMGEPLWWHSLFHSVSAFCNAGFSTFPMNLMEPGIRLCYSGQAVIMALIVCGGLGFGIYKEINSRLANRFFSKHRRLHMQWTPYFKLVMISTGILLAGGALAIFAVSSPHAAEPLGEHLWICLFDSVTARTAGFNISDYGRYLPAASLIMCGLMMVGGSPGGTAGGMRTTTCAIAGAEILRILRGRDHVEFFRRRIDQRTVARCVITVVVSCAWIGCFTVLICALEPSMSSLDIFFENCSAFATVGVSRGITPDLSGPSKYLLIVNMLAGRVGLFAFLIALAGTPTPRHYRYPSVKIPLT